The genomic segment TGAGCAATCCAGACCGAAAGAGTTTGCTCTCTGTCGGTCAGCTATAGCAAAGCAGTGTCACCGCATACGACGGCCGACGAATCTCTCCACTGGCAGCCCGAGCTCGAGTCATCTCATACGAATGGCTCAATGACCGATAAGCTAAATCCCTTAGCAGGGGCATCCACATCAGCTGAGTGAACTTGCGGGACCTGCTTCCCCATGGGGGGCGGGGGCCTTCGATACGATGACCTCGAGTCTTCCGTTTCCTGGTGGGCAACTGGCAACTGGCAACGGAACAACGTGGTGAGATAACACCGTTGCCGTTGTTGGTTTGTTGGATCAACAGACTTCATGGCGCATTAGTCGTGTCCTGTGTAACATTTCGCCAGATTCCCACGCGTTACTCCAGGAAGCTCTCGAGGTTTGATCGTGGTTGTTGCTTGAATACCCTTACTAGATTTTCAAGATCTTACTGCACTTTTGGGAGACGACCTTCTACTTCCATTTCCTTCCCATTCCTTAACATATCACCATGATCATCTCATCAAAACAAACCACATCCCATCAACATCTCCCAGAATCCCAGCAGCCGAGGGACAGACGTCGTTTCCGTTCCCCCCCACGTCCGTTCCCTCCCAATCCATAAAAGGCAAAGAGTGGGTCAGATTATCAGGTACCGTGTCTGCCCTGTTTTTCCTGCACCCTCGCTTGGTCCTGCAGCAGTTCGGCTCTTCGCGACGCCGTTGCACTCGCCAATCCCTCGGTTCTCCGAATTGGAGAACACTGCCCAAAAAATGAGCCCAGGTCTCAAAAAAGTCGAACGAGGTTCGCGTGAGGGGAAACCTGCCATTACCCTACAGCCGGGTTCGTCATGAATAGAAAAAAataccaaaaaaaaaaaaaaaagggttggAAGGATTACTTAATCTCTCCAACGACATCCCATCTCAAAATCAACGTCGGGTGGTGCCAAAGACTGCAAGCCCACATTAACGCAACATCACGACATCACCGACCGGGCGACCACATTGCCCGCTGACCTCGCAAAATACGGTGGATACGAACGAAAACGGTGACAAGAATGGGAGTTGGTCTTGGATGGGACAGAAGTCCATGATGCCAATACTGTTCTGTGGAGCCCCTCTAGCAAGTCGAAAGTCCAATCCCGCAGCGCCGCCTGACCGTCGAAACCTTTACGTTGGGACCCGCAAAGCTGATCCCAAAAGGGGGCAAAGAaaacgggggggggggggggggatgaTCGTGGCTCGGGGTAAAGGGGGAAAGGAAGGGGGTGCCACGGGTGGGAACACGCGCACGAAAGAGGTACCTGCGATAAGAGCAGCAAGAGACTAAGTacacttttttcttttcctcttTGTACTGCTGCGATGAAACGGTGATCAGTACGGAAATGGATAATTACAGCGTACGGATGGATATTCGCGCTTGTCTCGTCTCTCAAGTGAGAGGGAGACGACAATGGTCCTGCGGGAGCCGACAGGTCAGGTTGGGTGCCTTGCCACCCAGGACATACGATCGAGATCTAGAGGAGCACATGAGGAGGATGGAAGAAAGTCGATCGCGAACTTCAAGATTCTCATCGCCGTTGTCAATGACCATCACGTGTCTTGTCTGATTTCATCTGGACTTTTCTAGCTTTTTCCCGAAGCTTTTTCTTCAAAGCTCAAGCTCGCTCAAGCTTACGACGGCGAAAGTTTTCGTCGCGGGTTTGAAGGGGATGGGAGTGGGGGAAAGAACTCAGAGACCACCAAAACAAACGGCCGTTCGTCGTCTGGAAAGGACAGGTGTGTAAGAGACCCGAGGGGGGTGTGTGAGCGTCTCCGTGACGGTGTTCCTCAGTCTACTTGTCTGGCAGCCTGCGGATACAGCGCTGTCGGACGCACGACTCGGAGCCAGGCTTCGACGATAAGGACATACGTCGAGGTCGAGCGGAGCACTCGGAAACCGAGCTTGTTGTCCTTCCGGGCTTGGGTCAGGGATTTtttaggggggggggggggaccaGACTATCGTTGGCGGCGTCAATGACAGTTACGACGGGAATAGTAGTCTTGATTGATGGTTCAAGCTGCTCGAGTGAGAGGAAGAGTGATGGGAAAATGGCGGCGACCGGCCTGGCTCTTCAATTGGCACATCAAGAGGTGTGCCTCCAGCGGTAGTACCTCTCCTTTGCCTGtggcatcatcatcatcgtggTCTTCTACTGCAGCGCCTTCAAGACCAAGAATCAGATGAGCAGGTAGGATATCCACACGGCATTCAAAGGAGAGAGACTCCCGAAAGTGAAGTCACTGAATCGAACCTAGTGGTGAACAAGCCAGCAGATTGATAAGTGAGAGGAGAGAGAGGCGTAGGGCATGGCATGGTGCGTGATTGCTCGTGTGCAAACAACCCCGTGGGGATGGCATGCTGGCTTCCCGCCGCCAGGCCCGGGAAGACACCCGcaaaaaaaaagtctacCTAGGTAGCTCGAGTGAAGCTCGCCCAATTCTCATCTCACATTGGCCAATTCGACCTCGAAAGATCTCGGGAAGCTTCAAGCTCTGGCACTCGGTAGAACTGGTCCCTTCCCCAGAGTGGATATGAAGTGCCTGAACTCGGGCGGTGAGATTGTGCTGGTTGTCGGGTTGTACGGAGAATTTTGACCTCATCTCACGATCTCATGCCCAATGCTCAGAATTTCATCAATTGCCTCACAAAAGTCATCAAAGTCAGTGATCATCAGTTTGAGGTTTGTAGTATTTTTACAGAAAAAATTGTATCAGGGCCAGGAGCCACGGGGGTAGGCTGGCTGAAGCAAAAGATGGGGAGATGCAAAACTTTTTCGCTGGTAAGAGTAGTGCTTTACCTCGTCCCTGCCACAGACCAATTTCCATCTATACAACACAGCAGAGCCGTGCGGTCTATGACCTCTAATCGTCTAAAATGCCCACCATGCTGTCTATCCCGTCTATTAACTCTAGCTCGTCACGCAGTACGGAGTGGATGATGCTCCATTGCGTGACCATAGGCGAACCTGTCCCAAGAGGAGATGGCGGTCAAGAGAGCACAGCTCCGTCCGAAAACTGTCTCCTTGCCTCTCCCCAGCTCGCCAGTGCGAAATGAATCGCTTACGTCTATCGTGGTTGTTAGCTTTGATGAGTCTCGATGAGATGAGAATGGATTGGTGATGACGCACGAACTTGGCCATGAGGGCAACCATGAGATCGAAAAGACCGATGGCCTCGACGAAAGCGAAACCAAGAATGGCGTAGGAGAAGAGCTGGCCACGGAGGGCAGGGTTGCGGGCAACACCGTTGAGGAGGGCGGCGAAGACCAGACCGATACCGATACCAGCACCGGTAAGACCGATGGCGGCGGAACCCATACCCAAGTTCTTGGAGACCTCGACCATGGCCTGGGCGATCTCAGAAGAGTAGGCGCGCTTGGCCTGGACCTGGGTGAAGACCTTGGAGGACTTGATGGTGGTAGCCTGCTGGCGCTTGACAGCCTGGAGGGGGCTGGAGAAGCCTGAAAATTTCGCAAATCGAATGTCAGAACAATCGTGGTTCTCTCATTATTTTCTGGTTTTCTCGACGGGGAGGTGGGAAGGCGACGATATCGAACTCATCGTTGATATCGGATCGGTGCCGCGAGGCCAATTGATATGATTGCTCATTGGCTTCGATGTCGGCGTCGgtcttattcttttttttcttgttCGATGCCTTTCCCATTTCCTCCCTTCGTCTCCGTTCTCTCGACGGGAACTAATTTTTCAAGACTTACCAGTGATGGTGCGCTTGGGCATGGCAGAGACGCGCACCGCAGGGCGGGCGGCCTTGGTGGCCATCTGAGTGGCGAGTCTGGAGGCGAGGACACGAGTGGAGGCCATTGTGACTGATGTGAGGGGAGATTGTGGGATAGACGGTGATGGACTGGGAGGAAGAGAAGATAGGAAACAAGGACAGATTGGGATGGAGGTAGGTAAAGTGGaaggaagaaggaggagagaGAAAAAGCTCAAAAGCAGGTTCGGAAGGGAAAAGCTCTCGCTCAGGTGACGGGCAAGCTCGGTAGAGAGAGGAGGGCAGGGGCCCGGGCAACGGGACGGCGGAAGTTGATCCAGATGGCTCGCCAGCCAGGCCTCAGGTTCCACGCTGGAGATGATGAGCCTGAGGCTTCTTCAGGATGTGTGTGGGATCGGATCAAACAGGAGACGGCAGAAACTGGTGAGTATCCGTACCGTTTGTGTATTCACTAGACATCGGTGGGCCCGGCGCTGGGGACGGATTCGCAATGAACGAGGCGTCCCAATCAGGTTTAGACATGTGCGGTCGTTGACATATCGTGGACCTTCATCCACCAAAGAGATCCAACACACACGCCCTCGCACCGATCTCGGGCATTGTCGGGAGGCTGGACGGCGAAGGGGATCCCTGAACGGAGAGAGGGAGAGTCTGAGAGATGGTTGATCTTGGGGCCCTTTGACCGTGCCTGAGGCGTACGGAGTGTGTACTTGCTGGATATGCCCCCTTGGCCAGGAACACGAATCATGAGAAGTGGGTTGCGGTATCAAGGCTAAGGAGAATCCGCAAGGTTGAGTCCGTTACGGCCGGCTAATCGATAATCAACATGTAGGTCCAGCGTGTGTCAACTCAGTCTTTGAGATGGCATGAGCACGCAATGTCCATGTTCCAAAGTATCTTGGCTTAATGGAGAGAGACCACCTCAAGCTCACTGAAGCATTCTAGATAAGAGGCTGTTGGTGCCGGAAACACACGGATCGAGCCTGGATGGGAGTCCCATGGCGAGAGAAAATTTTCTCAAAAAAACATTCCCTCAGGCACACAGCgcaaaaaaagagagagagaaaaagccGCCAAATGTCAGCTTTGATATCAGCCCGGTCATGGCTTGCGGTGACCCCCACCCGATACCGTCGAAGGCCCCCACTCTGAGGCGGCCGGGTCCAATCAGCCGCAGCCTTGCACTCACACGTGGGTGGACCCGACAAAATAGCTCAAGAAAAAAAGGCGTCAACACCAGAAAAGAAGTGGACACAATGACCGAGTTGGAACGTTGGTCCCAGAGATAAAAAGGGACGCGGTGAGACGGATCGTGGTTTGAAGGGGAGATAGAGAATTGGCCCAAGGTCTACTTCCGTTTTGTCGCTTGCGTCGATTTGCATTTCATGTCGTGCTCCCTCCCTTCACTTCTCAACCATTCCTCGTTCCCTTTCCTGTTCTTCCCATCTTCTTATCAAACTTTTTCGTTTTTTTCGTTCGAGTCGATGCCGCCGCCAAGCCATCAGCGAAGATGGGATGAAGTCAATCGAAGCACGCACACATGCCTTGGCCAGCCCAGTTTCCTGTCAGGGACGCTTGCCGTCTGACTGCACACACGCCCCTTCCCTACACCCCCGACTGCAAGTAGACGAGTGTTACGTGAGATCCCGGCAGCACCCAGAAACCTGGCTGGCGTACACTTGCACTGGCAGCGCTCCGAGGGACGCTGCAGTGTTCTCGTTGCTGGACAGCTTGGCCCTACCGATGGCCGACGGACGTGGCGATTCATCTGCCAATGGCAGGCAGGTTCGCTCCATTGAGCCGACGTCCGAGGTTCCAGTGTCTGAGATGGCCGAGATGGGTGCAACCGCAGCGCCGTAACCGTAATGTCGGGATCCACAAAAGGAGTATCTGCGAGATTGATTCAGCGTCAAACGTAAATCTAGCGTTTGTCAATCCCAGCTGTCGGTACGCGATACGCAGGTCGCTCGAAATGATGCGTGGGTCTGCCATGTCTCGGAGGCCATGTACCTTTTACGGTTGGGCTTCACCCGTGAGGCGTCCAGGATGAGCCTGTGAGGTACCGCCCTCCGTCCAACCACTGGGGGTGAGGCCGACGCCGGGAGAAAAATTTGACTCCCAGCCAAGCTGCTCTTGCTAGTGCAAGCGCAAGCTTTGAGGGAGAAGAAACGCCGAAACGCACCGTTGGCGCTCGCCATTCCGCTTCGCTGCCATTGTCTTGTGGTGCATGCCTGAGGCTACAGAGCCTCAAAAATGACGCATCATTGTtgtctctgtctctgtcAGGGTGTGAGTGTCTCCTGCGTCAATGCCAATGGCGCCGTCGAGGGCCTGGAAGCCAGTGGTTGAGCTAGAGCTTGTGCTTCTGAATCATGTGTCCGAGTCTGACATTCCGATCGTATCTGAAATTGGAACTCTCGAACAAAAAGCAATGGTGTTTGCTTGTACCGACCATCTTTGATGATGCCGACTGATAAGACGCGGGAGATTGTTGAGCCATTGGGCCGTGTGGCGTCAATTGATTGCTCAATGATGGTGGTATTCGGGATGATGGTGGTATTCGGGATGATGGATGATGGAAGCTGATGGTGTCATGTGCGATAACGGGACAGATGACCATGAAGCCAAAAAGGCCCAAAAAGTCTTTCGCTTCCTCCAGCGTCACGAGAGTCCAGAGGTTCTTCACCTCAGGCAAGTACGGATACGTACACGGAGTAGGTTCTTAccctaccttaggtaccttaccttgggtATCTTCCCTTCCGAGGGCAGCTGCTAGAGTTACTCTTACTGTTGTCATTCCTTCCTTTTCATTGTCCTAGTAGTCTAGGCTCTTTCTTCCTTCTCTCCTTCCTGTCTTGCGGGTGGCTCTTGTCATGGCTATTTCCTTCCCTTCCCTTTCCATGTCTCTTGCCGGCCTAAAGTGCCTTAGGTAAGAAGCAGGCGCCGTCCGGCGGCATGTCGTCGCCTTAGGCTCATGCTTCCATGCTTATTCCGCGGTGGCTGCATCATCAACCGAAACACCCGATGCCGCCCAGCGCGCCGAGAATCGATGAACGGGCAGGAACGGGATCGACTTGAGACGCCACATGCCCAAGAGGTTGCACTGttgcacacacacacgccaCAGCTGCAAGTCCCGGGGGCCCCTTCCGGGATTGGATTGAGGCACCAACACTTGAAGCAACTGCGGAAATAACCACCGAGCGCGACAAGGAGCAGACTGCAGGCGACTACCTACGTACAGGCGACCCCGAAGAAATACATCCGCCCGAAAGAACGTCCATGGCTGTGCGATTTTTCGGCCGGGAATGAGTTGCATTTGGAAGGCTTCTAGTAATTCgctaggctggctacgacgTTCCATTCCTTACGCAAAACCCAGGCTTCTCTACCAGCCATTCGGAACGTACGCAGACACGAAGCCCAACGCGCATACGATTTCCCTGCGACTATTCGTTTCTCCCCTTGGAGCCCCTTTTGTAGTTGCTCCAATACCGAGTCGAACGAACCCCCAGGCATCACTGCATCAACCTCGTTTGCCATTGCAACCCCCGAACCACATAACCGTCCGAGCGAGGCTGTCAAGGCGTTCAACAGTTCAACAAAGGAGGAAAAAATTTTCAATCTGTCATTTCGGTTGGCGTCACTGTGACAGTCCAGAGCTCTCTGCGACTGGCCCAAGCTCCTTTCCCGATTCGACTTATGGCGATAATTGCTACTCCCTTTTGCGAATTGGCGGCTCTCAGCCTTCCGATAACTTCCGTCGGGTCGTATTGTTTCATTCCAACGAGAATGGCGATGATGTTCTTAAACCTCACTTCTAGGGCATCGAATCCTTCCGTCTGCTTGAAACTTTCCACGAATCCCTTTACCTAACTAGGGGCCATTTGTGACAGTTGCCGCGTCCGCACCTTCAAGTTGTCCGGTTCGGGCTGACTGTGCGCGCTCCTGTTCACGTTCCCAGTAGTACGCGCTGCGCCTGGGCTTGTTACCTCGCGCTGGGTAAGCTCCAAGATCCTCGCCGACGAGGCTCACATTTTCAAACTGGCCACTCTTCCAAACGCCTTCATGCACGAGCCCATCCATGTGCAACAACCCGGCGATGCGGATATCCCCACGACCCAGATCTCTGGCGCAGATCGCGTAGTTGCTAAACCGGCCCTCAGTCACCCGTTTGTCGAGGCCATCGTGAATCCACACGCATGAAAGATTGTCAACACAAACTGCGACGGTACCCGGCTCCTCGAAGGAAAATCCATCGTACTTATCCGCCTTGGGAGCTAGATATACGTAAAGGTCCTGGTACTCTTCTCTGCGCCCCGCATCGTAAGCCGTGATATCATAGCCTGGAAGCTTCCTAAACAATTGTTCGACCTCGGGAAACTGAGGTCGCTGAGGGTTCGTTGGGTCTTGCGTCCAGAAAACAAATGCCACCTGATCGCACGACTTATTCCTGCCCAGATGTGACATTTCGAAGACCGTATACGGCCATGGCTTTGCTGCAACGACTGATCCCGGAGGACTTGCCCTTCTTGCTTGGGCATCGTACTCGCTCAGGACATCACATAGTTTTCCCAGCTTGAAAGCTGGAAACCCGAGGGAGTCTTCAGCCACCTTCAGACTGATTGGGAGGCCGACTGGACCAAATCCTGCTGCAGTCTCGTCATACATCTCCGTAAGCAATGGCATAACTCGCGAAGAGGGCTTATGCGTCCAATTCGGCGTCCATGACGGTATCCTGAATTTCTCAGGTTTCTCCTGTTGGACCATTTCATCACCTTCATCCGCTTCCTCGCCGACCTCGCCGACGTGAAACGACCTGAGCAGTAACGCCGGGATTCCAAACCTCTGCGCAATCCACCTGGCCATCTGCATATACGCCTCCCTCGTCGACATCGTGTAGTCCGCTACAATCCCATCGCTCTGCGCGCAAGATATAAGCCCATACACGGCGAAAAGCTTGTCCCTGGGATCTGAGGCATGACTGTTGCGCGCCAGGTCCAGGAGCCGGAGCAGGTCACTCGAGTCCCTGTACGCAGGCGCCCGAAACTGCAGAACGGACGGCAGCTGCAGCATGTTCAGCAGCCGCGGCTTCTCTTTCGTGTTGATGAGCAAGCATCGGTCCGCCAGCCAGGGGATCTGGAGCCGTGACCAGGGCATCTCGTACTGCCCGCAGATCAACGTCGCCTGCCTAGCCAGCGCCACCTCTTGAAGAATCCATGCCCGCGAAAAGTACCGCCGCGTGAGCAACGTCTCCAACGCCTGCTGGAGCGACAGCCGCcggggcagatccggggtcGTCGTGTCCCGATCATTCAAGAAGCGGAAGAGCGCCTCTTCCTCGGGCACCGGTTCCCCGACGTAGACGAGGACGCGCTGCGCGCGGGAGTAGATTTGCGGCATCAAGCGCACCTGGTGGCCCCTCTCCTCGACGTCCTGCTGGTTCATGCAGACGGCGTCGATCCAGACAACTCTCTGCGCGCCGCGGCTTCGGACGCGCCGCAGCGCCATCTCGCAGTTGGCCGTGACGAGGAAGGCGCGACCGTCGAGGGTGATGGGCTGCGTCCAGGCCATGGCGCCGTCCTCGCTCGCCCCGGTGTAGGAGATCGCGTCGTAGTCTATCATGCTGGCGGTGCTGCTCAGGGCGAGGGTGCATCTGATGGGGTCTGCGAATTCCCCCGGCTCTAGGGTGAGGAGGCGGATGTCTGTTTGGGATTCTAGGGGCCTGTAGACGGCGGTGTCTGTTGTATTTTCATCCTCATCATTCGTTTCTGACTGTGGTGTATCGAGATCGAGCTGGATGGAGCCGCAGCTTAGACAACTGGAGATGCCGCCGCTGGTGAAGACGTCTAGGCGCCGGCATGACGGGTCATGCCATTCTTCCATGACGAATGCAGTGTAGCTCCTCCTCAACGCTTTAGTGAAAACCTAAGTTCTAATGAGAATGATGGTTCTAAGTGTCATGAGATTGTTGCAAGATTCAAGTGAGCAAGTAAGTGGAAATAGGCGGTACGTTGGCTGCATGTCAGATGTGAGTTCCGGCGGCTAATCCTGCAAGAGGTACGCATAGCCTCAGCAGCTGATTGGCAGCTTACCATAAGGTCGTAGTCTGTCGACTGAATAAGTTGACTCCAACACAGATCATTTCCGAGTAGAGGTGGAATGGAACAGGATTTCC from the Colletotrichum lupini chromosome 3, complete sequence genome contains:
- a CDS encoding heterokaryon incompatibility protein encodes the protein MEEWHDPSCRRLDVFTSGGISSCLSCGSIQLDLDTPQSETNDEDENTTDTAVYRPLESQTDIRLLTLEPGEFADPIRCTLALSSTASMIDYDAISYTGASEDGAMAWTQPITLDGRAFLVTANCEMALRRVRSRGAQRVVWIDAVCMNQQDVEERGHQVRLMPQIYSRAQRVLVYVGEPVPEEEALFRFLNDRDTTTPDLPRRLSLQQALETLLTRRYFSRAWILQEVALARQATLICGQYEMPWSRLQIPWLADRCLLINTKEKPRLLNMLQLPSVLQFRAPAYRDSSDLLRLLDLARNSHASDPRDKLFAVYGLISCAQSDGIVADYTMSTREAYMQMARWIAQRFGIPALLLRSFHVGEVGEEADEGDEMVQQEKPEKFRIPSWTPNWTHKPSSRVMPLLTEMYDETAAGFGPVGLPISLKVAEDSLGFPAFKLGKLCDVLSEYDAQARRASPPGSVVAAKPWPYTVFEMSHLGRNKSCDQVAFVFWTQDPTNPQRPQFPEVEQLFRKLPGYDITAYDAGRREEYQDLYVYLAPKADKYDGFSFEEPGTVAVCVDNLSCVWIHDGLDKRVTEGRFSNYAICARDLGRGDIRIAGLLHMDGLVHEGVWKSGQFENVSLVGEDLGAYPARGNKPRRSAYYWEREQERAQSARTGQLEGADAATVTNGP
- a CDS encoding ATP synthase subunit C, whose translation is MASTRVLASRLATQMATKAARPAVRVSAMPKRTITGFSSPLQAVKRQQATTIKSSKVFTQVQAKRAYSSEIAQAMVEVSKNLGMGSAAIGLTGAGIGIGLVFAALLNGVARNPALRGQLFSYAILGFAFVEAIGLFDLMVALMAKFVRHHQSILISSRLIKANNHDRRSPMVTQWSIIHSVLRDELELIDGIDSMVGILDD